The following coding sequences lie in one Sesamum indicum cultivar Zhongzhi No. 13 linkage group LG9, S_indicum_v1.0, whole genome shotgun sequence genomic window:
- the LOC110012607 gene encoding uncharacterized protein LOC110012607 has product MLYQYWVPEMERHRRRSSHHVATFLPLFLTIFLLLPSAQAENKTDPTANQNLSPIQGWRSAEYCLQNTSRSCPEKYWLTDSGWLNVSYDDGVGFCAAGGCADHTRAVLLCIHHVKREYWFRNHASVKDLNETINRGCAQGFTGASLTSSGYRSNSAPIFGALSAAALMFIAFF; this is encoded by the exons ATGCTATACCAATACTGGGTGCCAGAAATGGAAAGACATCGACGGCGGAGCTCCCACCACGTCGCCACTTTTCTCCCCCTCTTTCTTACTATTTTCCTTCTCCTTCCTTCCGCCCAAGCCGAGA ATAAAACAGATCCGACGGCTAATCAGAATTTGAGTCCGATCCAAGGGTGGAGGAGTGCTGAATACTGCCTACAGAAT ACGTCTAGAAGCTGCCCGGAGAAATATTGGCTGACTGACTCGGGATGGCTGAACGTAAGCTACGACGACGGGGTGGGGTTCTGCGCAGCAGGCGGCTGCGCCGACCACACCAGGGCGGTGCTCCTCTGCATTCATCATGTCAAAAGAGAGTATTGGTTTAGAAATCATGCTTCTGTCAAAGATCTCAATGAGACCATAAACAGGGGATGTGCACAAG GTTTTACCGGCGCCAGCTTAACCAGCTCTGGCTACAGATCAAACTCAGCTCCAATTTTCGGCGCATTGTCAGCCGCCGCCTTGATGTTCATTGcctttttctaa
- the LOC105170470 gene encoding DEAD-box ATP-dependent RNA helicase 20, with amino-acid sequence MSYVPPHLRSSSAATIAATVGNGVADQFHPKQVKSSSTKFTSAKNNYSTGNSINSGNAGYRSSGSGVSTRNVVAPDPVFPQWKPSDRVLRLKPEQVQEVRLRLNVDVSVPPDSLHAPAPIEAFADMNLHTSIMKDIAFHEYTTPTSIQAQAMPVALSGRDLLGCAETGSGKTAAFTIPMIQHCLAQPPIQRGVGPLALVLAPTRELAQQIEKEVKAFSRSLDSFKTAIVVGGTNMAEQRSELRAGVHIVVATPGRFIDHLQQGNTSLSRISFVVLDEADRMLDMGFEPQIREVMQNLPQKHQTLLFSATMPVEIEELAQEYLTNPVRVKVGKVSSPTANVSQILEKVPENEKIDRLLDILVEAAAESERFDRPFPLTIVFVERKSRCDEVAEALTEQGLQAAALHGGRSQSEREAALRDFRHGPTRILVATDVASRGLDVTGVAHVINLDLPKTMEDYVHRIGRTGRAGSTGQATSFYTDRDVYLVAQIRKAIQDADSGNTITYAIGKTARRKEKEAIAAQKEAKVELSKLSLVGSTGINVEDKYRHMIAPAVIRKEGAADDAWDD; translated from the exons ATGTCGTATGTTCCTCCCCACCTGAGAAGCTCTTCCGCCGCCACCATCGCAGCAACCGTAGGTAACGGTGTCGCCGATCAGTTCCATCCGAAGCAGGTGAAGAGCTCTTCTACTAAATTCACTTCAGCTAAAAACAACTATAGTACTGGTAACTCAATTAATTCCGGGAATGCGGGTTATCGAAGCTCCGGAAGTGGTGTGTCGACCCGAAATGTTGTCGCGCCGGACCCTGTTTTCCCCCAGTGGAAGCCGTCTGACCGCGTTCTCCGCCTCAAACCGGAACAG GTTCAGGAGGTTCGATTGAGGTTAAATGTTGATGTTTCAGTTCCACCAGATTCACTTCATGCACCTGCCCCTATTGAAGCATTTGCTGACATG AATTTGCACACGAGCATCATGAAAGATATTGCATTTCATGAATATACCACGCCAACTTCCATCCAGGCCCAAGCCATGCCAGTTGCTCTAAGTGGAAGGGACCTTTTGGGTTGTGCAGAAACTGGTAGTGGCAAAACGGCTGCATTTACCATACCTATGATACAG CATTGCCTAGCTCAGCCTCCAATTCAGCGTGGAGTCGGACCATTGGCATTAGTATTGGCGCCAACGAGAGAGCTTGCTCAGCAGATAGAGAAAGAA GTTAAGGCCTTCAGTAGATCTTTGGACTCCTTCAAAACTGCAATTGTTGTGGGTGGAACCAACATGGCTGAGCAG AGGTCTGAGCTGCGAGCAGGAGTGCATATAGTGGTTGCTACTCCTGGGAGATTTATTGACCATCTACAACAAGGAAATACTTCTCTGTCAagaatttcatttgttgtctTGGATGAGGCTGATAGGATGCTTGACATGGGATTTGAACCTCAGATAAGAGAG GTGATGCAAAATCTTCCACAGAAGCACCAAACTCTGCTGTTTAGTGCTACCATGCCTGTAGAGATTGAAGAGCTAGCACAG GAATACTTGACAAATCCAGTGCGGGTAAAGGTTGGAAAAGTTAGTAGTCCCACAGCTAATGTGTCTCAAATCTTGGAGAAAGTACCAGAGAATGAGAAG ATTGACAGGCTTCTCGATATCCTTGTTGAGGCAGCTGCAGAATCTGAGAGATTTGACCGTCCTTTTCCCTTGACCATTGTATTTGTGGAACGGAAG AGCAGATGTGATGAAGTTGCAGAAGCCTTGACGGAGCAAGGTCTGCAGGCAGCTGCTCTTCATGGGGGTCGCAGTCAAAGTGAGCGGGAGGCTGCACTTCGTGATTTTAGGCATGGTCCTACCAGGATACTC GTTGCCACTGATGTTGCATCACGGGGTTTAGATGTCACCGGTGTTGCTCATGTCATTAATCTAGATCTTCCAAAG ACAATGGAAGACTATGTACACCGAATTGGACGGACTGGTCGTGCAGGATCAACAGGCCAAGCTACATCCTTTTATACTGATCGTGATGTG TATCTTGTGGCGCAAATAAGGAAAGCAATTCAAGATGCAGATTCTGGTAATACCATAACATATGCGATCGGAAAG ACTGCTAGGAGAAAGGAGAAGGAAGCTATAGCTGCTCAGAAAGAAGCAAAAGTTGAACTGTCCAAGCTCTCGTTGGTTGGATCCACCGGTATAAATGTGGAAGACAAGTACAGGCACATGATCGCTCCTGCAGTAATAAGAAAAGAGGGTGCTGCTGATGATGCTTGGGATGACTGA
- the LOC105170471 gene encoding protein NETWORKED 4A, with protein MASGFVKSNRMKRTDSRKSHSWWWDSHISPKNSKWLQENLEEMDQLVKRMLKLIEEDADSFAKKAELYFKKRPELIGLVEDFYRMYRGLAERYDHVTGELRKSLPSDLQSQGSGISDVGSEPPSTMPSPDIRPNRTKSGPRAAGFDVFLGSAGSGSDLNSKEGDETSTLDSESESDDSSVNNYSGTQSNGEEQGLRGRIIELESELRQVKEKLEMQQEEISQGCKKSHYENSEVSFKIAAYEEELRVAKEKIQLSEDEITRLMVELQKYESMGDANNLAFKQNDQESVSGSEAEVGLANRIQTLEEELKIAREKLLDSENEAASLRQELTSKGSSMQNWQDQLKSAQKEVSVWKNKVEREKREILKLQDRIVRYKTNLSERDQEIRGLKEAISNANKSLSEENKQLQAEMNRLTKERAYLEDNLKELDLRCQSLEEDVRRVKAAKVEMESVLGAQIEQLKADIAERDSRLEDLNNGLEALTAVRDDLNAKIASLAAEMSSKNDQMAQMSLHLHQIHMQHVELITAAEAARKSAEELRSRVKELEMEVERKQETILEGAEEKREAIRQLCFSLEHYRSGYHQLRQAVIAHRRPAVMAT; from the exons ATGGCATCAGGCTTT GTGAAGTCAAACAGAATGAAGAGGACCGACTCGAGGAAGTCTCACTCGTGGTGGTGGGACAGCCACATTAGTCCCAAGAACTCTAAGTGGCTAcaagaaaatcttgaag AAATGGATCAGCTTGTCAAACGGATGTTGAAACTCATAGAAGAGGATGCGGATTCCTTTGCCAAAAAGGCCGAATTGTATTTCAAGAAGAGACCTGAGTTGATTGGCCTTGTCGAGGATTTTTACCGAATGTATCGGGGATTGGCTGAGCGGTACGATCATGTGACTGGAGAGCTACGGAAAAGCCTTCCCTCAGATCTCCAATCTCAGGGCTCCGGGATATCCGATGTTGGATCCGAGCCGCCCTCCACTATGCCGTCTCCCGATATAAGGCCAAATCGGACTAAATCCGGCCCTCGTGCTGCTGGTTTCGACGTATTTCTTGGAAGTGCTGGGAGTGGCTCGGACTTGAATAGTAAAGAAGGAGATGAGACGTCTACTCTTGACTCAGAGTCGGAATCCGATGATTCCTCCGTTAACAATTACTCAGGCACACAGAGCAATGGCGAGGAACAAGGGTTGCGCGGGAGGATTATTGAACTCGAATCCGAGCTTCGGCAGGTGAAAGAGAAACTCGAGATGCAACAGGAAGAGATTTCTCAAGGTTGCAAGAAATCCCATTATGAAAATTCTGAAGTTTCGTTCAAGATAGCGGCGTATGAAGAGGAATTGAGAGTTGCGAAAGAGAAGATCCAACTGTCAGAAGACGAAATCACACGTTTGATGGTTGAACTTCAGAAATACGAATCTATGGGAGATGCCAATAATTTGGCTTTTAAACAGAATGATCAAGAAAGTGTTAGTGGCTCAGAAGCCGAAGTTGGCTTGGCGAACAGAATTCAGACGCTCGAGGAGGAGTTGAAAATCGCAAGAGAGAAGCTTCTCGATTCGGAAAATGAAGCAGCAAGCTTACGGCAAGAACTTACGAGCAAGGGCTCGTCCATGCAAAATTGGCAAGATCAGCTGAAATCGGCACAGAAGGAGGTTTCCGTCTGGAAAAACAAAGTCGAGAGAGAGAAACGAGAGATTTTGAAGCTACAGGACCGCATAGTCAGGTACAAAACGAATCTCTCGGAGCGTGATCAAGAGATTAGGGGACTGAAGGAAGCGATATCTAATGCCAACAAGAGCTTGTCCGAAGAAAACAAGCAACTTCAAGCAGAAATGAATAGACTGACAAAGGAGCGAGCTTATTTGGAGGATAATCTAAAAGAACTGGACTTACGTTGCCAGTCGTTGGAAGAGGACGTGAGACGAGTCAAGGCTGCAAAAGTGGAGATGGAGAGTGTACTCGGAGCTCAAATCGAGCAGTTGAAGGCCGACATTGCTGAGAGAGACAGTCGTCTGGAAGACCTAAACAATGGGCTTGAAGCATTGACAGCTGTCCGAGACGATCTGAATGCCAAGATTGCTTCACTTGCTGCAGAGATGAGTTCTAAAAATGATCAGATGGCTCAGATGAGCCTGCATTTGCATCAGATTCACATGCAGCACGTCGAGTTAATCACTGCAGCTGAGGCGGCACGTAAATCCGCAGAGGAGCTGAGGTCAAGAGTTAAAGAACTTGAAATGGAAGTGGAGAGGAAACAAGAAACTATTCTTGAAGGGGCGGAGGAAAAACGAGAAGCAATAAGGCAGCTTTGCTTCTCGCTCGAGCATTATCGTAGCGGGTATCATCAGCTTCGGCAGGCCGTTATTGCGCACAGGCGACCGGCTGTAATGGCAACGTAA